Proteins encoded within one genomic window of Cryptococcus tetragattii IND107 chromosome 12, whole genome shotgun sequence:
- a CDS encoding phosphomevalonate kinase gives MTERRTTVVSSPGKVLIAGGYLVLDTNYSGLVIGTSSRFYSCVSNRLTSTSGTSNKFDTDPGTNTDTRQGKGDEAIISVRAGQFPSKASTWVYSISKPSASATFAAGEDGEKESLYLGFKQINEEQAGKNKFIFITLCKVLEYAYETILAKLGDEETALDELIKRIKGNGDGLEVVVFADNDFYSQREQLTSLSLPTRISSLPHLPPFTPLPRPIPATSKTGLGSSAALVTSLVGSLLSHLHITHASPEGDISEDDKAAIHAVAQLAHCQAQGKVGSGFDVSSAVYGSHLYTRFSPSVLMPLMSLAPFSRPQPSSSTASTSLLDALHLSKWDNKAIPFRLPKHLRLLLADVSCGTDTPSFVSSVLKWRNNDREKADEVWGKLDNANRALGNVLRDMVGAESESDYEKTMMAAAQLTSDELLNLPAAPTSSRTLHLLHRLALSLSSIRALLREMSDLSDVPIEPKEQTRLLDACGHVKGVVGGGVPGAGGYDALYLLTIDHPTPLAGVDQLWADWTEMDVCPLSSKQSDGGIRQEEIAEVKGLKDALDRARAGE, from the exons ATGACAGAAAGGAGGACGACAGTGGTATCCTCCCCCGGCAAAGTCCTTATCGCCGGAGGATACCTTGTCCTCGATACAAACTACTCTGGTCTAGTCATCGGCACTTCTAGTAGATTCTACTCTTGCGTCTCGAACCGCTTAACGTCCACCTCCGGCACATCTAACAAATTCGACACTGATCCTGGCACCAACACCGACACTCGTCAAGGTAAAGGTGACGAAGCCATCATCTCGGTACGCGCCGGTCAATTCCCTTCCAAAGCTTCCACATGGGTCTACTCCATCTCAAAGCCTTCTGCCTCTGCAActtttgctgctggtgaAGACGGTGAAAAGGAGAGTTTGTATCTCGGCTTTAAACAGATCAACGAAGAGCAGGCCGGAAAGAACAAGTTTATCTTTATCACGCTCTGCAAAGTGCTCGAGTATGCTTACGAAACCATCTTGGCCAAACTTGGGGACGAGGAAACAGCACTGGACGAGTTGATAAAGCGGATAAAGGGTAATGGAGATGGTCTGGAAGTGGTCGTTTTTGCAGACAATGACTTTTACTCTCAACGCGAGCAG CTCAcgtccctttccctcccaaCCCGGATATCATcccttccccatctcccGCCATTCACCCCCCTTCCCCGCCCAATTCCTGCAACCAGCAAAACCGGCCTCGGCTCCTCTGCCGCGCTAGTCACTTCCCTCGTCGGATCTTTgctctcccatctccataTCACCCATGCCTCTCCAGAGGGCGATATCTCTGAAGACGACAAAGCTGCCATTCACGCTGTCGCTCAGTTGGCGCATTGCCAAGCTCAGGGAAAAGTTGGATCAGGTTTCGACGTTTCCTCCGCCGTCTATGGCTCTCACCTGTACACCCGTTTCTCCCCATCCGTCCTTATGCCTCTCATGTCCCTCGCCCCATTCTCCCGTCCTCAACCCTCTAGCTCTACCGCCTCTACATCCCTCCTCGATGCACTCCATCTGAGCAAATGGGATAACAAAGCAATCCCCTTCCGACTGCCCAAACACTTGCGTCTTTTACTAGCCGACGTTTCTTGCGGTACCGATACTCCTTCCTTTGTCTCCTCCGTCCTCAAATGGAGAAATAACGACAGGGAAAAGGCCGATGAAGTGTGGGGGAAGCTGGATAATGCGAACAGGGCGCTGGGAAACGTGTTGAGGGATATGGTTGGCGCAGAAAGCGAGAGTGATTATGaaaagacgatgatggcCGCGGCACAGCTTACATCTGACGAG CTTTTGAACCTCCCTGCAGCCCCTACCTCTTCACGCAcacttcatctcctccatcgcctcgccctctccctctcatccatcCGCGCTCTACTGCGTGAAATGTCTGATCTCTCGGACGTACCTATCGAACCCAAAGAACAAACAAGATTGTTAGATGCATGCGGACATGTCAAGGGCGTTGTAGGTGGTGGAGTTCCAGGAG CGGGTGGTTATGATGCCCTTTACCTTCTTACCATCGATCACCCAACGCCTCTAGCTGGTGTCGATCAACTTTGGGCCGATTGGACCGAGATGGATGTCTGTCCACTGTCCTCAAAGCAGAGTGATGGCGGGATAAggcaggaagagattgCGGAAGTGAAGGGTTTAAAAGATGCTTTGGACAGAGCGAGGGCGGGCGAATAG